The following coding sequences lie in one Paenibacillus durus ATCC 35681 genomic window:
- a CDS encoding Rpn family recombination-promoting nuclease/putative transposase, giving the protein MDLLDPRVDFVFKRIFGSENNKDVLLVFLNRIFTEAGEPPLTEIILMNPYTDKDDPLDKQSIFDVYAKTSEGKLIDIEMQLFNKYDIEKRTLFYWSKRYAGQLKEGDKYPELKKCVTINILNYSFLKNDQYHNVFHLREDRTGISLIDDIEVHFLELLKLDERIIPSEGGLINWLLFLKGADTSYWEVLKMNEPGLEKAMDTLQYLSQDSEARRLYEARQKYLHDEASMIEGAKSAGIAEGIYKGKKDVAKNMLAMGLDIATIAKATGLTEDEIKSIKL; this is encoded by the coding sequence ATGGATTTGCTGGACCCGCGTGTGGATTTTGTATTTAAAAGAATTTTTGGCAGCGAGAACAACAAGGATGTGCTGCTGGTATTTTTGAACCGCATCTTTACCGAAGCCGGTGAGCCGCCGCTGACCGAGATTATCTTGATGAATCCATACACGGACAAAGACGATCCGCTCGACAAACAGTCCATCTTCGATGTTTACGCCAAGACCTCAGAAGGCAAGCTAATTGATATTGAGATGCAGCTTTTTAATAAATACGATATCGAGAAGCGGACGCTGTTTTACTGGAGTAAACGCTATGCTGGTCAGCTCAAGGAAGGCGACAAGTATCCCGAGTTGAAAAAATGCGTGACGATCAACATTTTAAATTATTCGTTTCTGAAGAACGATCAATATCATAATGTCTTTCATCTGCGAGAGGACCGGACAGGGATATCTCTGATCGATGATATTGAGGTTCATTTCTTAGAGCTGCTGAAGCTGGATGAACGTATAATTCCATCTGAAGGCGGGTTGATTAATTGGCTGTTGTTTCTGAAAGGTGCCGATACATCCTATTGGGAGGTGCTGAAGATGAATGAGCCTGGGTTGGAGAAGGCGATGGACACCCTGCAATATTTGAGCCAGGATTCGGAAGCCAGACGATTGTATGAGGCCAGACAGAAATATTTGCATGATGAAGCTTCCATGATTGAGGGGGCAAAGTCGGCGGGTATTGCGGAAGGAATATATAAAGGCAAAAAAGATGTGGCCAAGAATATGCTCGCTATGGGCTTGGACATTGCTACAATTGCCAAGGCGACCGGTCTCACTGAAGACGAGATTAAGTCTATAAAGCTTTGA
- a CDS encoding MATE family efflux transporter, which produces MIQPNVNVKQGLLEKYFSGQSIDYRQMIALFIPILIDQAFVVGLNLVNTAMISSAGVAAISAVNMIDSINIFLLSVFIAVATGGTVVVAQYKGSGNDAMVSKATAGAVSSVSLLALCVGLFGVLFHGPLLNLLFGAAAPDVMANGRTYLIGSSISFLGIAVVEAVCGALRGIGSTRASLFLSLIMNLIYVLLNLVFINLLHMGVLGMSISLNIARYLAAFCALYYLFRLDSNLQIKLRDILSLNLSMLKKIMFIGFPFAAEQMFFNGGKILTQIFIVSLGTYAIAANAIGAAFAGVMQIPANALALTIITVVGQCMGRGDVKDARKFIKSFIVASSLSFVLTGLLILPFFEPLVSMFHPPAEIVDDIFLIVLINTILQIPLWSISFIVPSGLRAAGDSKFTSIVSMLSMWLFRVVLGYILGIVLDLGVLGVWLAMDCEWAVRGGIFLKRFLGKKWYQHRLI; this is translated from the coding sequence ATGATACAGCCTAATGTGAACGTAAAGCAGGGCTTACTTGAAAAATATTTCTCCGGACAATCCATAGACTACCGCCAGATGATCGCGCTATTTATTCCGATTTTGATTGACCAGGCCTTTGTGGTAGGGCTTAATCTCGTGAACACGGCCATGATCAGCTCGGCTGGAGTGGCGGCGATTAGCGCGGTGAATATGATCGACTCGATTAACATCTTTTTGCTTAGTGTATTTATCGCCGTTGCGACAGGCGGAACGGTTGTAGTAGCCCAGTATAAAGGGAGCGGTAACGATGCTATGGTCTCGAAGGCGACGGCTGGTGCGGTATCCTCCGTGTCTCTGTTGGCGCTTTGCGTCGGGTTGTTCGGGGTGCTGTTTCACGGCCCTCTGCTTAACCTGTTGTTCGGGGCGGCGGCGCCGGATGTTATGGCCAACGGCAGGACCTATTTGATCGGCAGCAGTATCTCATTCTTAGGGATTGCGGTTGTGGAAGCGGTGTGCGGGGCCCTTCGGGGAATCGGCAGTACGCGAGCTTCGCTCTTTCTGTCGCTGATTATGAATCTGATTTACGTCCTCTTAAATCTCGTATTTATTAATTTGCTGCATATGGGCGTTCTCGGTATGAGTATATCCCTTAATATAGCCCGGTATTTAGCGGCGTTTTGCGCCCTCTACTATTTGTTCCGGCTGGACAGCAATCTGCAAATCAAGCTCCGCGACATCCTGTCACTCAATCTATCCATGTTGAAAAAAATTATGTTCATCGGCTTTCCGTTTGCGGCGGAGCAAATGTTTTTTAACGGGGGCAAGATTTTGACCCAAATCTTTATCGTAAGCTTAGGCACGTACGCGATAGCCGCCAATGCGATTGGGGCCGCTTTTGCCGGGGTTATGCAAATTCCCGCGAATGCACTGGCTTTGACTATTATTACGGTGGTCGGCCAATGCATGGGGCGGGGGGATGTTAAAGATGCGAGAAAGTTCATCAAATCCTTTATTGTGGCATCGTCGCTGTCCTTTGTGCTTACAGGGTTGTTGATTTTGCCATTCTTTGAGCCGCTTGTGTCGATGTTTCACCCTCCGGCTGAAATTGTGGACGATATTTTCCTGATTGTACTAATTAATACCATTCTCCAAATTCCACTCTGGTCTATTAGCTTTATTGTTCCTTCAGGGCTTCGGGCGGCGGGCGATTCCAAGTTTACCTCGATCGTCTCCATGCTGTCCATGTGGCTGTTCCGCGTCGTGCTTGGTTATATTTTGGGCATTGTTCTGGACTTAGGCGTTCTTGGCGTCTGGCTTGCGATGGACTGTGAATGGGCCGTGCGGGGCGGGATTTTTCTCAAACGGTTCCTCGGCAAAAAATGGTACCAGCACCGCCTCATTTAA
- a CDS encoding LysR family transcriptional regulator, whose product MSLIKYEVFQKIVELGSLTRAAEALGLTQSAVSHAISSLEDEFGFVLLIRNRTGVRLTLNGERVLKHIRSLLNCDEQLKQEIAAIKGVEAGTIRIGTFSSVSINWLPGIIRSFRQEHPLIEVKLINGDYDEIEDWLKNGEIDFGFMSLPALDSFEVIPLWMDRMVCIVPKQHPLSGSKRISYAQIEQESFIMPTKGCDQDVRRVLSKLPHQPRVQFEAGDDYAIIAMVENGLGISIISEMILSSRGHQVSMLELEAPSSRSLGIVIPSMKHASPATSKFIERTKLWVDHWRLPGEEFPQGELHP is encoded by the coding sequence ATGAGCTTGATCAAATACGAAGTCTTCCAGAAAATTGTTGAGCTGGGGAGTCTCACCCGTGCGGCTGAAGCGCTGGGACTTACCCAGTCCGCAGTCAGTCATGCCATCAGCAGCCTTGAAGATGAGTTCGGCTTCGTTCTGCTGATCCGCAATCGGACGGGCGTCCGGTTGACGCTAAATGGTGAACGGGTGCTGAAGCATATTCGGAGTCTGCTGAACTGTGACGAACAGCTTAAACAGGAGATCGCCGCGATTAAGGGGGTAGAAGCCGGGACCATCCGTATCGGCACATTCTCCAGCGTCTCTATCAACTGGCTGCCGGGAATCATCCGCAGCTTCCGGCAGGAGCATCCGCTGATCGAAGTAAAGCTTATTAACGGCGATTACGATGAGATCGAAGACTGGCTAAAAAACGGGGAGATCGACTTCGGCTTCATGTCCTTGCCGGCTTTGGACAGCTTTGAGGTCATTCCTCTGTGGATGGACCGAATGGTCTGTATCGTACCCAAGCAGCATCCGCTTAGCGGAAGCAAGCGCATATCCTATGCTCAGATCGAGCAAGAGTCATTCATCATGCCGACGAAGGGCTGCGATCAGGACGTCAGACGCGTGCTCAGCAAGCTTCCGCATCAGCCGCGAGTTCAGTTCGAGGCAGGGGATGATTATGCCATTATCGCCATGGTAGAGAACGGACTCGGCATCAGTATTATCTCCGAGATGATTCTGAGCAGCCGGGGCCACCAGGTCTCCATGCTGGAACTTGAGGCTCCCAGCTCCCGGTCGCTCGGAATCGTCATCCCTTCCATGAAGCATGCTTCCCCTGCGACGAGTAAATTCATCGAACGGACTAAGCTCTGGGTGGACCATTGGAGGCTGCCTGGCGAAGAGTTTCCGCAGGGCGAACTCCATCCGTAG
- a CDS encoding DMT family transporter encodes MKPRNADLLMMLVTMSWGSSYLFMKNGLDSVSPFNLVALRFGLAFMLCAAIWFKRLRSTDKITLMYSFILGFLLFAVSASVIFGLGSTSTSNAGFLASLTVIFVPALSAIVLKQKPEAKLIAGACSALIGIGLLTISGPMSIKPGDLLCILAALLYAAHILVTGAAAKIADTLNLGILQLGFAAGFGLAFSFMFEHPRLPESTRGWVSILMLSVVCSAIGYIVQSIAQKYTTPAHTGLVFSLEPVFAAIFAYLFANELLPLRGYVGAALILLGVLMAELKRKSAAPGGIGYGKGERVS; translated from the coding sequence ATGAAGCCAAGAAACGCCGATTTGCTGATGATGCTCGTAACGATGAGCTGGGGCTCGTCTTATCTGTTTATGAAGAACGGACTGGATTCCGTATCCCCGTTCAATCTGGTCGCTCTTCGATTCGGTTTGGCGTTTATGCTGTGTGCGGCCATATGGTTCAAGCGGTTGCGCTCGACGGACAAGATAACGCTAATGTATTCCTTTATACTAGGCTTTCTCCTATTTGCCGTATCTGCCTCCGTTATCTTCGGTCTTGGAAGCACTTCGACGTCCAATGCAGGATTTCTTGCCAGCTTGACGGTAATCTTCGTTCCGGCATTGTCTGCGATTGTACTGAAGCAGAAGCCGGAAGCAAAGCTGATCGCGGGCGCTTGCTCGGCGCTTATCGGTATCGGGCTGCTCACGATCAGCGGTCCGATGAGTATAAAGCCTGGGGATCTATTGTGCATCCTGGCTGCCCTGCTGTACGCTGCCCATATTCTGGTGACGGGAGCGGCGGCGAAGATTGCGGACACTCTGAATCTGGGAATTCTGCAATTAGGATTCGCGGCCGGCTTCGGCCTGGCATTCTCGTTCATGTTCGAACATCCCCGGCTTCCAGAGTCAACTAGGGGCTGGGTATCGATCCTGATGCTAAGCGTCGTATGCAGCGCAATCGGCTATATCGTTCAGTCCATCGCGCAAAAATATACCACACCAGCGCATACGGGACTTGTGTTCTCGCTGGAGCCCGTTTTTGCCGCAATATTCGCTTACCTGTTCGCGAACGAACTACTGCCCTTGAGAGGTTATGTTGGAGCCGCATTGATTCTACTAGGGGTGCTGATGGCCGAGCTGAAGCGGAAGAGCGCTGCTCCGGGCGGGATTGGATACGGCAAAGGTGAGAGAGTGTCATGA
- a CDS encoding NADH:flavin oxidoreductase, producing the protein MKTLFDETRINGIQLKNRLIRSATHEGLADKSGHLTDEVIKVYQDLAEGGVGLIITGVAYITEDSKYLHGMMGFYDDSFIPEYRKMTDIAHANDCPIIIQLAYAAKDGEMWTADAPSTEEIKAIVKPFGESALRAKRAGFDGVQIHAGHRYFLSQLLSPSKNGRQDEYGGSLENRTRLIVEIYDEIRRRAGEDFGVFIKLNSTDLDGDDEVFASCRYLCKQLADRGIDGIEISGGYGPFMPSRSFPYKESVLRDDAALIAKDVQVPVILVGLNRTPAVMEEILNTTDIEYFAISRPLIHQPDLPNLWREQARHHI; encoded by the coding sequence ATGAAAACTCTGTTCGATGAGACCCGCATTAACGGCATTCAACTAAAAAACCGATTGATCCGGTCCGCTACTCATGAGGGGTTGGCGGATAAGTCCGGTCACCTGACGGATGAAGTCATCAAGGTGTATCAAGATCTCGCCGAAGGAGGCGTCGGACTGATCATTACCGGGGTTGCTTATATTACCGAAGACTCGAAGTATTTGCACGGAATGATGGGGTTCTATGATGACTCTTTTATTCCGGAGTACCGGAAAATGACGGATATCGCGCATGCCAATGACTGCCCGATCATCATTCAGCTTGCATATGCCGCCAAAGACGGTGAAATGTGGACAGCGGATGCCCCGTCGACCGAAGAAATCAAAGCTATTGTTAAGCCCTTTGGGGAGAGTGCGCTGCGGGCGAAACGGGCCGGCTTCGACGGGGTGCAAATTCATGCGGGCCACAGGTATTTTCTGAGCCAGCTTCTTAGTCCGAGCAAGAACGGCAGGCAGGATGAATACGGCGGGAGCCTGGAGAACAGAACGAGACTGATTGTAGAGATTTACGATGAAATAAGGAGACGGGCGGGCGAAGATTTCGGTGTGTTCATCAAGTTGAACAGTACCGATTTGGATGGAGACGATGAGGTGTTTGCGTCATGCCGCTATTTGTGCAAGCAGCTCGCCGACCGGGGCATAGACGGAATTGAAATCAGCGGGGGATACGGTCCGTTCATGCCAAGCCGATCGTTTCCTTACAAGGAATCCGTGCTTAGAGACGATGCGGCGCTCATTGCAAAGGATGTCCAGGTTCCCGTTATATTGGTTGGGCTGAACCGAACACCGGCCGTGATGGAAGAAATATTGAATACGACGGACATCGAATATTTTGCCATCTCGCGTCCCCTGATCCATCAGCCGGATCTGCCAAATCTGTGGCGGGAGCAGGCCAGACACCATATTTAA
- a CDS encoding aldo/keto reductase yields MNKITDTVTLHNGVKMPRLGFGVYQVEDGRQVEQSVLSALRAGYRSIDTAEAYFNEDGVGRAIRASGVPRQELFVTTKVWNTNQGYETTLQAFENSRKRLGLEYIDLYLIHWPARGKYLEAWRAFEKLYREGYVRAIGVCNCHEQHLNAIMQNYETVPMVNQVELHPLLSQERLRDFCRDNGIQIEAWAPLIRGQLNIPVLWELGRKYSKTPAQIILRWDLQHGIVTIPKSVHDSRIRENADIFDFELAEEDMRIIDALNRNARWGPDPDNFNF; encoded by the coding sequence ATGAACAAAATTACGGATACCGTAACGCTCCATAACGGGGTGAAAATGCCGCGCTTGGGGTTTGGTGTATATCAAGTTGAGGACGGTCGCCAGGTGGAGCAGTCGGTGCTGTCCGCACTGCGCGCGGGCTATCGAAGCATCGATACGGCGGAAGCCTATTTTAATGAAGACGGAGTGGGAAGGGCGATTAGGGCAAGCGGTGTACCGCGGCAAGAGCTGTTCGTCACGACAAAAGTCTGGAATACCAACCAGGGCTACGAAACGACGCTTCAAGCATTTGAGAACAGCAGAAAAAGGCTCGGTCTTGAGTACATTGATCTCTATCTGATCCATTGGCCCGCGAGAGGAAAGTATCTGGAAGCCTGGAGGGCTTTTGAAAAATTATACCGGGAAGGCTATGTGCGCGCCATTGGGGTATGCAACTGCCATGAGCAACATTTAAACGCCATCATGCAAAATTATGAGACCGTACCGATGGTCAATCAGGTGGAGCTGCATCCGCTGCTGTCGCAGGAAAGACTGCGCGATTTTTGCCGGGACAACGGCATTCAAATCGAGGCCTGGGCCCCGCTGATCCGGGGGCAGTTAAACATTCCAGTGCTTTGGGAGCTGGGCAGAAAATACAGCAAAACTCCTGCGCAAATCATCCTCCGCTGGGATTTGCAGCACGGGATTGTGACCATTCCCAAATCGGTTCATGACAGCCGGATTCGGGAGAATGCCGACATCTTTGATTTTGAGCTTGCTGAGGAAGATATGAGAATCATCGATGCGCTGAACCGTAATGCCCGCTGGGGGCCGGACCCCGACAATTTCAACTTTTGA
- a CDS encoding ArsC/Spx/MgsR family protein, which translates to MAHIIFYTKPGCMGAARQKALLESNGHTLEERSLLSTEWTPKTLQPYLADLELKDWFNPNAPAVKSGQVIPGALSREETLELLCSNPILIKRPLMNIGDQVLAGFDAEHLKRIGLCEVPSGYNTGCHSQDQGGACASGS; encoded by the coding sequence ATGGCGCATATCATTTTCTATACCAAACCCGGTTGTATGGGAGCGGCCCGCCAAAAGGCGCTGCTGGAAAGTAACGGTCATACGCTGGAGGAACGGTCGCTGCTGAGTACGGAGTGGACACCCAAGACGCTGCAGCCTTATCTTGCAGATTTGGAGCTGAAAGATTGGTTCAACCCGAACGCCCCTGCGGTCAAATCGGGTCAGGTCATTCCGGGAGCCCTTTCCCGGGAGGAGACGCTGGAGTTGTTATGCAGTAACCCCATCCTGATTAAGCGCCCGCTTATGAATATCGGCGATCAGGTTCTTGCGGGTTTCGATGCGGAACATCTGAAGAGGATTGGCCTCTGTGAAGTTCCCTCCGGTTACAATACAGGATGCCATAGCCAGGATCAGGGCGGTGCCTGCGCTTCCGGGTCGTGA